One window of the Pseudomonas sp. S04 genome contains the following:
- a CDS encoding CoA-transferase subunit beta, with translation MMTYSTNEMMTVAAARRLKNGSVCFVGIGLPSKAANLARLTSSPDVVLIYESGPIGAKPSVLPLSIGDGELAETADTVVPTGEIFRYWLQGGRIDVGFLGAAQVDRFGNINTTVVGDYHQPKVRLPGAGGAPEIAGSAKSVLIILKQSARSFVDKLDFITSVGHGEGGDSRQRLGLPGAGPVGIITDLCIMEPEAGTHEFVVTALHPGVTREQVVAATGWAIRFAEQVQQTAEPTAVELAALRDLEARTAAAHGQAPGEA, from the coding sequence ATAATGACTTACTCCACCAATGAAATGATGACCGTGGCCGCCGCCCGCCGCCTGAAAAACGGTTCGGTGTGCTTCGTCGGCATCGGCTTGCCCTCCAAAGCCGCCAACCTGGCGCGCCTGACGTCTTCGCCGGACGTGGTGCTGATCTACGAATCGGGTCCGATTGGCGCCAAACCCAGTGTGCTGCCGCTGTCCATCGGTGATGGCGAACTGGCCGAAACCGCTGACACTGTGGTGCCGACCGGGGAGATTTTCCGTTACTGGCTGCAAGGCGGGCGCATCGACGTCGGCTTCCTGGGGGCGGCTCAGGTCGACCGGTTCGGCAACATCAACACCACGGTGGTCGGTGACTACCATCAGCCCAAGGTTCGTTTGCCCGGTGCCGGCGGCGCCCCGGAGATCGCCGGTTCGGCGAAAAGCGTGCTGATCATTCTCAAGCAGTCGGCCCGTTCGTTCGTCGACAAGCTGGACTTCATCACCTCGGTCGGTCACGGCGAAGGCGGCGACTCGCGCCAGCGCCTCGGCCTGCCAGGGGCTGGACCGGTGGGCATCATCACCGACCTGTGCATCATGGAGCCGGAAGCCGGCACCCATGAGTTCGTGGTCACAGCGCTGCACCCGGGGGTGACCCGCGAGCAAGTGGTGGCGGCGACCGGTTGGGCCATCCGTTTTGCCGAGCAGGTGCAGCAGACCGCCGAGCCGACAGCGGTCGAGCTCGCGGCCTTGCGCGATCTGGAAGCACGGACCGCCGCCGCCCACGGCCAGGCACCGGGAGAAGCATGA
- the pcaD gene encoding 3-oxoadipate enol-lactonase has product MAFVQLADGELHYQLDGPEHAPVLVLSNSLGTDLHMWDGQIPLFAEHFRVLRFDTRGHGRSLVTPGPYSIEQLGRDVLALLDALHIERAHFCGLSMGGLIGQWLAINASERLLSLVVCNTAAKIGEPAIWDPRIEMVLRDGAAAMVALGDASIARWFTADFAATNPAATKRITDMLAATSPQGYAANCAAVRDADLREQLTAIQVPTLVIAGTEDAVTPPAGGHFIEQRVAGAHYAEFYAAHLSNVQAGDAFSHCVLNFLRAI; this is encoded by the coding sequence GTGGCATTTGTACAACTGGCCGACGGCGAACTGCACTACCAACTCGACGGACCCGAACACGCCCCGGTATTGGTGCTGTCCAACTCACTGGGCACTGACCTGCACATGTGGGATGGGCAGATCCCGTTATTTGCCGAGCATTTTCGGGTATTACGTTTCGACACCCGTGGGCATGGTCGTTCGCTGGTGACGCCTGGGCCTTACAGCATCGAGCAACTGGGCCGTGACGTGCTGGCCCTGCTGGACGCCTTGCATATCGAGCGCGCGCATTTCTGCGGTTTGTCGATGGGCGGCTTGATCGGCCAGTGGCTGGCGATCAATGCCAGCGAGCGCCTGTTGTCACTGGTGGTGTGCAACACCGCGGCGAAGATTGGCGAGCCGGCCATCTGGGACCCGCGCATTGAAATGGTCCTGCGCGATGGCGCAGCGGCGATGGTGGCCCTGGGCGATGCCTCCATTGCGCGCTGGTTCACCGCGGATTTCGCCGCGACCAATCCGGCGGCGACCAAGCGGATCACTGACATGCTGGCCGCGACGTCGCCACAAGGTTATGCGGCCAATTGCGCAGCGGTACGGGATGCTGATTTGCGTGAGCAACTGACGGCGATCCAGGTGCCGACGCTGGTGATTGCCGGCACTGAAGATGCGGTCACGCCGCCGGCCGGTGGACACTTCATCGAGCAGCGGGTGGCCGGTGCGCACTATGCCGAGTTCTATGCTGCGCACCTGTCCAACGTGCAGGCAGGCGATGCGTTCAGCCACTGTGTGCTGAACTTCCTGCGGGCCATCTGA
- the pcaF gene encoding 3-oxoadipyl-CoA thiolase, which yields MMREVYICDAIRTPIGRFGGGLSSVRADDLAAVPIKALIERNPGVDWSAVDEVFLGCANQAGEDNRNVARMALLLAGLPQSIPGVTLNRLCASGMDAIGTAFRAIASGEMELAIAGGVESMSRAPFVMGKADAAFSRGMKLEDTTIGWRFINPLMKAQYGVDAMPQTADNVADDYGVSRADQDAFALRSQQRTAAAQAVGFFAEEIVPVRIAHKKGESLVEQDEHPRADTTLETLGKLKPVNGPDKTVTAGNASGVNDGAAAMILASAEAVKKHGLTARAKVLGMASAGVAPRVMGIGPVPAVRKLIERLGVAISDFDVIELNEAFASQGLAVLRELGLADDAAQVNPNGGAIALGHPLGMSGARLVLTALHQLEKTGGKKALATMCVGVGQGLALAIERV from the coding sequence ATGATGCGCGAGGTGTATATCTGCGACGCGATTCGCACCCCCATCGGCCGCTTTGGTGGCGGCTTGTCCAGCGTGCGTGCCGACGACCTGGCCGCGGTGCCGATCAAGGCCTTGATCGAGCGTAACCCGGGCGTTGACTGGAGCGCGGTGGACGAGGTGTTCCTCGGCTGCGCCAACCAGGCCGGTGAAGACAACCGGAACGTCGCGCGCATGGCCTTGTTGCTGGCCGGATTGCCGCAGAGCATTCCCGGGGTGACCCTCAACCGCCTCTGTGCCTCGGGTATGGATGCCATTGGCACCGCCTTCCGGGCGATTGCCAGCGGCGAGATGGAGCTGGCGATTGCCGGTGGCGTCGAGTCGATGTCCCGCGCACCCTTTGTCATGGGCAAGGCCGACGCGGCGTTCTCGCGCGGCATGAAACTGGAAGACACCACCATTGGCTGGCGCTTCATCAATCCCTTGATGAAAGCCCAGTACGGCGTGGACGCGATGCCGCAGACCGCCGACAACGTGGCGGACGACTACGGGGTTTCGCGCGCGGATCAGGACGCCTTTGCCCTGCGCAGCCAGCAACGTACTGCGGCGGCGCAGGCAGTAGGCTTTTTCGCCGAAGAAATCGTCCCGGTGCGTATTGCCCACAAGAAAGGCGAAAGCCTGGTAGAGCAGGACGAGCATCCCCGGGCCGACACCACCCTGGAAACCCTGGGCAAGCTCAAGCCAGTCAATGGCCCGGACAAAACTGTCACCGCCGGCAACGCGTCGGGCGTCAACGATGGTGCGGCGGCGATGATCCTGGCGTCCGCCGAAGCGGTGAAGAAACACGGCCTGACTGCGCGGGCCAAAGTGCTCGGCATGGCCAGTGCCGGCGTAGCTCCTCGAGTCATGGGCATCGGCCCGGTGCCAGCGGTGCGCAAGCTGATCGAGCGTCTGGGTGTGGCGATCAGCGATTTCGACGTGATCGAACTCAATGAAGCCTTCGCCAGCCAGGGCCTGGCGGTGCTGCGTGAACTGGGCCTGGCTGACGACGCGGCGCAGGTCAACCCCAACGGCGGCGCCATTGCCTTGGGACATCCATTGGGCATGAGCGGGGCGCGACTGGTGTTGACGGCCCTGCATCAACTGGAAAAAACCGGCGGTAAAAAAGCCTTGGCGACCATGTGTGTGGGTGTCGGCCAAGGCCTGGCGCTGGCGATCGAACGGGTCTGA
- a CDS encoding CoA transferase subunit A: MAEILSLHDAVKQFVNDGDTVALEGFTHLIPTAAGHEIIRQGKKHLTLVRMTPDLVYDQLIGAGCARKLIFSWGGNPGVGSLQRLRDAVEKQWPQPLEIEEHSHADLANAYVAGASGLPFAVLRAYAGSDLPKVNPLIKTVTCPFTGEVLAAVPSVRPDVTVIHAQKADRKGNVLLWGILGVQKEAALAAKRCIVTVEEIVDDLKAPMNACVLPTWALSAVCHVPGGAHPSYAHGYTERDNRFYQAWDPIARDRETFTAWINEYIHGSADFSEFQAKLARASEAK, translated from the coding sequence ATGGCAGAAATCCTTTCGCTGCACGATGCAGTGAAGCAATTCGTGAATGATGGTGACACGGTCGCCCTCGAAGGCTTCACTCACCTGATTCCAACCGCAGCGGGTCATGAAATCATTCGTCAGGGAAAAAAACACCTGACCCTGGTGCGCATGACCCCCGACCTGGTCTACGACCAGTTGATCGGTGCCGGTTGCGCACGCAAGCTGATTTTCTCCTGGGGCGGTAACCCTGGCGTGGGGTCGCTGCAACGTCTGCGCGATGCCGTCGAGAAGCAATGGCCCCAGCCACTGGAAATCGAAGAACACAGCCACGCGGACCTGGCCAATGCCTACGTCGCGGGCGCCTCGGGACTGCCGTTCGCCGTATTGCGCGCCTACGCCGGTTCCGACCTGCCCAAGGTCAACCCGCTGATCAAGACCGTGACCTGCCCCTTCACCGGCGAAGTGCTGGCAGCGGTGCCGTCGGTGCGCCCGGATGTGACGGTGATCCACGCACAAAAGGCCGACCGCAAGGGCAACGTGTTGCTCTGGGGCATCCTCGGCGTGCAGAAGGAAGCGGCGCTGGCGGCCAAGCGTTGCATCGTTACTGTCGAAGAAATCGTCGATGACCTCAAGGCTCCGATGAATGCCTGCGTCCTGCCGACCTGGGCCCTGAGTGCGGTCTGCCATGTGCCGGGTGGGGCGCATCCGTCCTACGCCCACGGTTACACCGAGCGCGATAACCGTTTCTACCAAGCCTGGGACCCGATTGCCCGCGACCGTGAGACCTTCACCGCGTGGATCAATGAGTACATCCACGGCAGCGCTGACTTCAGTGAATTCCAGGCCAAGTTGGCGCGTGCTTCGGAGGCCAAATAA
- a CDS encoding polysaccharide deacetylase family protein, whose protein sequence is MKLILTVVSVLALALGLSGCISPPIALTPQTEQRLQASPPIRFLLTFDDGPSASGWANPSRAVLEVLANNPIQPGIKAVFFVQTRAPRAGGSERGRKTMLREHAAGHILGFHTATPWHSNHRSLDPQVLEQSLTWGTDDITVITGAAPSLVRPPFWSYDARTFAAYQRHGLQVLLTDLSANDGKVWGITASPRRRANLLRQLSETRERIAKGELPTVDGVIPVVVTFHDLNRYTARHMQEYLQILLDSAEQTHVPLAAKPFYEDSAALQRAAMARTLRDANDPARLPGAWNWIWGRDKH, encoded by the coding sequence CACCGTTGTCTCTGTGCTCGCCCTTGCGCTCGGTCTCAGTGGTTGCATCAGTCCACCGATCGCCCTGACGCCGCAAACCGAGCAACGCTTGCAGGCATCCCCGCCGATCCGCTTCCTGCTCACTTTCGACGATGGCCCCAGCGCCTCCGGCTGGGCCAATCCGAGCCGGGCGGTACTTGAGGTGCTGGCCAACAACCCGATTCAGCCAGGCATCAAGGCGGTGTTTTTTGTCCAGACTCGCGCGCCACGGGCCGGCGGCAGTGAACGGGGGCGCAAAACCATGCTGCGTGAACACGCGGCTGGCCACATCCTGGGCTTCCACACCGCCACGCCGTGGCACAGCAATCATCGCTCTCTTGATCCGCAAGTACTCGAACAGTCGCTCACCTGGGGCACCGACGACATCACCGTGATCACCGGCGCAGCACCAAGCCTGGTGCGCCCGCCGTTCTGGAGCTACGACGCGCGCACCTTCGCCGCCTATCAACGGCATGGCCTGCAGGTGTTGTTGACTGACTTGAGCGCCAATGACGGCAAGGTGTGGGGGATCACCGCCAGTCCACGTCGACGCGCCAACCTGCTCAGGCAGCTGTCAGAAACCCGCGAGCGGATCGCCAAGGGCGAGTTGCCGACCGTTGATGGCGTGATTCCGGTGGTGGTGACGTTTCACGACCTCAATCGCTATACCGCCCGGCACATGCAGGAGTACCTGCAGATTCTGCTCGACAGTGCCGAGCAAACCCACGTGCCCCTGGCAGCCAAACCGTTCTATGAAGACTCGGCCGCCTTGCAGCGCGCAGCCATGGCCCGCACCCTGCGCGATGCCAATGACCCCGCGCGATTGCCCGGGGCGTGGAACTGGATCTGGGGCCGCGACAAGCACTGA
- a CDS encoding MFS family transporter translates to MTSMTSHYTAEERGKRIFAIVGASSGNLVEWFDFYVYAFCAIYFAPAFFPSDNPTVQLVNTAGVFAAGFLMRPIGGWLFGRVADKHGRKNSMMISVLMMCAGSLLIACLPTYKDIGVWAPILLLVARLFQGLSVGGEYGTTATYMSEVALKGQRGFFASFQYVTLIGGQLLAVLLVVILQQFLSEDELRAWGWRIPFVVGAVAAVISLLLRRSLKETTSKEMREDKDAGSIRALFRDHKAAFITVLGYTAGGSLIFYTFTTYMQKYLVNTAGMHAKTASYIMTGALFLYMCMQPLFGMLADKIGRRSSMLWFGALGTLCTVPILLSLKSVTSPFLAFVLITLALAIVSFYTSISGLVKAEMFPPQVRALGVGLAYAVANAIFGGSAEYVALSLKSVGMENSFYWYVTVMMAIAFLFSLRLPKQAAYLHHDL, encoded by the coding sequence ATGACATCTATGACAAGCCACTACACCGCTGAAGAGCGGGGTAAAAGAATATTTGCGATTGTCGGGGCTTCCTCCGGCAACCTGGTCGAATGGTTCGACTTCTACGTGTATGCGTTTTGCGCGATCTACTTCGCGCCAGCCTTCTTCCCCTCCGACAATCCCACGGTGCAACTGGTCAACACTGCCGGCGTGTTCGCTGCCGGGTTCCTGATGCGCCCCATCGGTGGTTGGTTGTTCGGCCGGGTAGCCGACAAGCACGGACGCAAGAATTCGATGATGATCTCGGTGCTGATGATGTGCGCCGGGTCTCTGCTGATCGCCTGTCTGCCGACCTACAAGGACATTGGCGTCTGGGCGCCGATCCTGCTGCTGGTCGCCCGGCTGTTCCAGGGTCTGTCGGTGGGTGGTGAGTACGGCACCACCGCGACCTATATGAGTGAAGTGGCGCTCAAGGGTCAGCGCGGTTTCTTTGCCTCGTTCCAGTACGTGACCCTGATTGGCGGGCAACTGCTGGCGGTGTTGCTGGTGGTGATCCTGCAGCAGTTCCTGTCCGAGGATGAATTGCGCGCCTGGGGCTGGCGGATTCCATTTGTCGTGGGGGCGGTTGCCGCGGTGATTTCGTTGCTGCTGCGTCGCTCGCTCAAGGAAACCACCAGCAAGGAAATGCGCGAAGACAAGGACGCCGGGAGCATCCGTGCGTTGTTCCGCGATCACAAGGCCGCCTTCATCACAGTGCTGGGCTACACCGCCGGCGGCTCGCTGATTTTCTACACCTTTACCACCTATATGCAGAAGTACCTGGTGAACACCGCCGGGATGCACGCCAAGACCGCCAGCTACATCATGACTGGGGCGCTGTTCCTTTATATGTGCATGCAACCGCTTTTCGGCATGCTGGCCGACAAGATCGGTCGACGTAGTTCGATGCTCTGGTTCGGTGCCCTGGGCACGCTGTGCACGGTGCCGATCCTGCTGAGCCTGAAGTCAGTCACTAGCCCGTTCCTGGCCTTCGTACTGATTACCCTGGCGCTGGCGATCGTGAGCTTTTACACCTCCATCAGCGGTCTGGTGAAAGCCGAAATGTTCCCGCCACAAGTGCGCGCCCTGGGTGTGGGCCTGGCCTACGCGGTGGCCAACGCGATCTTCGGCGGGTCGGCGGAGTACGTGGCCCTGAGCTTGAAGTCGGTGGGCATGGAAAACTCGTTCTACTGGTACGTGACGGTGATGATGGCCATCGCGTTCCTGTTCAGCCTGCGCTTGCCCAAGCAGGCAGCGTATCTGCATCACGACCTTTGA